In Vicinamibacterales bacterium, the genomic window ATGGTGATCTTCGGGCCCATCTGCCAGGTCGGGTGCTTCAGCGCATCCGCGGCGGTGACCGTGGCGAGCGCCGCCCGCGAGCGGCCGCGGAACGGCCCGCCCGAGGCGGTGAGGATCAAGCGCCGCCACTCGCCGTGGCGGCGGCCGTGCAGGCACTGGTGGATCGCGTTGTGCTCGCTGTCGACCGGCAGCACGGCCACGCCCTTGCGCCGGGCCGCGTCCATCACGATGCCGCCGGCCATCACCAGCACTTCCTTGTTGGCGAGGGCGATGGTCTTCCCGGCCTCGATGGCAGCGAGCACGGCGTCGAGCGCGGCGGTGCCGGACGAGGCGCACAGCACGATGTCGACGTCCGGGTGCGTGGCGATTTCGATCAGGCCGTCGTTGCCGACGCCGCAAATTTCAGCGGGCGATCCGCCGAGTGCGGCGCGCAGCCGGTCCATGGCCTCGCCGCTGGCCATGGCCACCGCGCGCGGGCGGAACTCGAGGATCTGCTTCGCCATGGCGGCGACGTTGGTCGCCGCGGCGATGGCCACCACTTCGAGCCGGTCGGCGTGCGTACGCGCCACTTCGAGCGCGCTCGTCCCGATCGATCCCGTTGAGCCGAGTATTGCTATGCGCGTCATGGTCTGCAAGACAGCCACAGATTACACAGATTTCGCAGATACACACTCGACCCGTCCGCCGGGCTTCGCCCGGCCACTGCGGGAGCCATCAGAACGCGAACGAAAAGCCCACTTGGGCTGCCGTCGTGCCTGCAGGGGCCTTTCGTTCG contains:
- a CDS encoding 1-deoxy-D-xylulose-5-phosphate reductoisomerase → MTRIAILGSTGSIGTSALEVARTHADRLEVVAIAAATNVAAMAKQILEFRPRAVAMASGEAMDRLRAALGGSPAEICGVGNDGLIEIATHPDVDIVLCASSGTAALDAVLAAIEAGKTIALANKEVLVMAGGIVMDAARRKGVAVLPVDSEHNAIHQCLHGRRHGEWRRLILTASGGPFRGRSRAALATVTAADALKHPTWQMGPKITIDSATLMNKGLEVIEAHWLFGAAASQIAVVVHPQSVVHSMVEFKDSSIIAQLGITDMRLPIQYAFAYPERWDAPVPFLDLTRVGALEFHEPAWDDFPCLRLAYRALEAERSLPIVLNAANEVAVSSFLEGRLAFTSIPQVIEQAMDAHTPEPAATLAEVRRVDAWARQHAAESARELESSLK